The following are encoded together in the uncultured Cohaesibacter sp. genome:
- the repB gene encoding plasmid partitioning protein RepB yields MTAKKTSRTQMFGALVNSIAETSKTQAGEEQKTSSQPHNQRVGSGVVAATKETVIAELRQERDRLKTQLAEKPASDVVELDPNQVDPSPFPDRLSDAASEEAILSLRQSIEERGQEIPILVRPHPDEEGRYQVAYGHRRLKAISGLAGKKVRAVVQALSDAELVQAQGIENSDRQDLSFIERVLFAAHVRALCTDPKEEVARVKLALSITDAEASYLKRVHAAVPDTLIRAIGPAPKIGRPRWMKMADHLESDRARQRAHGYITSQAFTDELSSDKRFQLLFSHLQKEEDDKADKSTQPVALLAGDVTLGSFKKGARKSELVLLDSRFAEHVASSLASLYEDYKKKS; encoded by the coding sequence ATGACGGCGAAAAAGACATCCCGAACCCAGATGTTCGGTGCGCTGGTCAACTCGATTGCCGAGACCAGCAAAACACAAGCCGGAGAGGAGCAAAAAACCTCTTCACAGCCGCACAATCAAAGGGTTGGCTCGGGCGTGGTCGCTGCCACCAAGGAGACCGTGATTGCGGAATTACGCCAAGAGCGCGACAGGCTCAAGACACAGCTTGCTGAAAAACCGGCCTCTGATGTTGTCGAGCTTGATCCGAACCAAGTAGACCCCTCCCCTTTCCCTGATCGTCTTTCGGACGCCGCCAGTGAAGAAGCAATTCTCTCGCTGCGCCAATCCATTGAGGAAAGAGGACAGGAAATCCCGATCCTTGTGCGCCCGCACCCTGATGAGGAAGGGCGCTACCAGGTCGCGTATGGACACCGCCGTCTCAAGGCCATTTCAGGCCTTGCCGGCAAAAAGGTCCGCGCGGTGGTGCAAGCCTTATCCGATGCCGAGTTGGTGCAAGCGCAAGGCATCGAGAATAGTGATCGACAGGATCTCAGCTTTATCGAGCGCGTCCTCTTCGCCGCGCATGTCCGCGCCCTGTGCACGGACCCCAAAGAGGAAGTAGCCCGTGTCAAGCTGGCCCTATCCATTACCGATGCGGAAGCCTCATATCTAAAGCGTGTCCATGCAGCCGTGCCCGACACCCTTATTCGAGCCATTGGCCCTGCCCCGAAAATCGGACGCCCGCGCTGGATGAAAATGGCGGATCATCTGGAAAGCGATAGAGCCCGCCAGCGGGCCCATGGCTATATTACATCGCAGGCTTTTACCGATGAGCTCTCGTCTGACAAACGCTTCCAGCTTTTATTTTCGCATTTGCAGAAGGAAGAAGACGATAAGGCGGACAAGTCGACACAGCCTGTCGCGCTTCTCGCCGGAGATGTCACATTGGGCTCATTCAAAAAAGGCGCGCGAAAATCGGAGCTTGTTTTGCTCGACAGCAGATTCGCCGAACATGTCGCAAGCTCACTGGCCTCACTCTATGAGGACTATAAGAAAAAAAGTTAA
- a CDS encoding LysR family transcriptional regulator, with the protein MDRPDIPLNALRTFEATARQGSFTNAAIELRVTQAAVSHQIARLEELLGFQLFHRTRGGLSLTSEGTLLLPVLTSSLDRIGGMLDRVQGNHFEETLNVGVVTTFAAGWLLERLQDFERLYPAIRIRLFTNNNRVNIAQEGLDAAIRFGDGRWAGLEAKPLMTTPLTPLCAPSVAVSLEEDKNRLSDHVLLRSYRADEWPLWFIKAGMVPPLLEGPVFDSSVAMADLAAGGYGIALLPIKMFQSRVAAGSLVRCFEEEIVTGSYWITRLSTKEQSAAYGVFESWLIQATSS; encoded by the coding sequence ATGGATCGCCCCGATATACCCCTCAACGCCCTGCGCACCTTTGAAGCAACAGCAAGACAGGGCAGTTTTACAAATGCGGCGATAGAGCTTCGCGTCACGCAAGCGGCTGTGAGCCATCAGATTGCACGGTTGGAGGAGCTTTTGGGCTTTCAGCTCTTTCACCGTACGCGCGGAGGGCTTTCTCTCACGTCGGAGGGGACCCTATTGTTGCCTGTTCTCACCTCCAGCCTTGACCGGATCGGCGGCATGCTTGACAGGGTTCAGGGCAACCATTTTGAAGAGACGCTGAATGTCGGTGTTGTGACCACATTTGCCGCAGGGTGGCTTCTGGAGCGGCTTCAGGACTTCGAGCGCCTTTACCCTGCAATCCGTATCAGGCTCTTCACAAACAACAACCGGGTGAATATCGCCCAGGAGGGGCTGGATGCCGCGATCCGGTTTGGTGACGGTCGATGGGCCGGCCTTGAGGCAAAACCGCTCATGACAACCCCTCTGACCCCACTATGTGCCCCTTCTGTTGCGGTGAGCCTTGAAGAAGACAAAAACCGCCTGTCCGATCATGTTCTGCTCAGATCCTACCGCGCCGATGAATGGCCATTATGGTTCATCAAGGCGGGGATGGTTCCGCCGCTTCTGGAAGGCCCTGTTTTTGACTCGTCAGTGGCTATGGCCGATTTGGCCGCAGGCGGCTATGGCATCGCCTTGCTGCCGATCAAAATGTTCCAATCCCGTGTGGCAGCGGGCAGCCTTGTGCGGTGTTTTGAGGAAGAGATCGTGACAGGTAGCTACTGGATCACAAGGCTTTCTACAAAAGAGCAGAGCGCGGCATATGGTGTGTTTGAAAGCTGGTTGATACAAGCGACGTCCTCTTGA
- the bla gene encoding class A beta-lactamase codes for MRRNCLSFLRTAGLSLALCATLSGVAAAQGLKTTVSTWENKLDARIGVILRDGSSDWEISHRADERFPMASTFKTLLCGAILRRADAGQENLTELVSYSKKDLVSWSPITKKHVKDGMPVSDLCAAAITMSDNTAANLLLSRVKGPAGLTDFLRQIGDETTRLDRWEPELNEATPSDPRDTTSPRAITISLNKLLFGSALQPASAAHLKQWMIDDKVAGKLIRPHVPKGWIIGDKTGTAGYGTRGIVAVIQTPEGQTYLAAIYITQSKADLELRNQVISDIGQAIISEIKQRR; via the coding sequence ATGAGAAGAAACTGCCTTTCATTCCTCAGGACAGCCGGGCTAAGCCTCGCCTTATGTGCAACATTATCCGGCGTCGCAGCAGCTCAGGGGCTGAAAACGACCGTGTCGACATGGGAAAACAAGCTCGACGCACGCATAGGTGTAATCCTGCGCGATGGATCGTCAGACTGGGAAATCAGCCATCGTGCCGATGAACGCTTTCCGATGGCCAGCACCTTCAAGACCCTGTTGTGTGGAGCGATCCTCAGGCGTGCTGATGCCGGGCAGGAAAATCTGACCGAGTTGGTATCCTACAGCAAAAAGGATCTGGTCTCCTGGTCGCCCATAACGAAAAAGCATGTGAAGGACGGCATGCCCGTTTCCGATTTATGCGCAGCGGCGATCACCATGAGCGACAATACTGCTGCTAACCTGTTGCTTTCGCGCGTTAAAGGGCCAGCTGGCCTGACTGACTTTTTACGGCAGATTGGCGACGAAACAACCCGTTTGGACAGATGGGAACCAGAGTTGAATGAAGCCACGCCCTCCGATCCGAGAGACACAACAAGCCCGCGCGCGATAACCATATCGCTGAACAAACTTCTATTTGGCAGTGCCCTACAGCCTGCTTCTGCTGCGCATCTGAAACAATGGATGATTGATGACAAGGTCGCCGGCAAACTCATCCGCCCCCATGTGCCAAAGGGGTGGATCATCGGAGACAAGACCGGAACCGCCGGTTATGGCACGCGAGGCATCGTTGCCGTCATCCAAACGCCAGAAGGACAGACCTATCTTGCGGCCATCTATATCACGCAATCCAAGGCGGATCTGGAGCTGAGAAATCAAGTTATTTCAGACATAGGTCAGGCCATCATTTCCGAGATCAAACAGCGACGCTAG
- a CDS encoding DUF6653 family protein, with protein MKIAELSEKLMGMSPEVWERHANKWSGWSRVASLPLIALAVWSRIYIGVWAAVPLVLALLWLWINPRLFPAPEDTDNWMTKGVFGERVWLNRQECPIPRHHIRAGFILNGLSGLAALPYLYGLIWLDVWATVFGTITIMLTKLWFLDRMVWLYDDMSHQNPDYAAWMKRKP; from the coding sequence ATGAAAATCGCCGAACTGTCTGAAAAGCTGATGGGGATGTCACCGGAGGTCTGGGAGCGTCACGCCAACAAATGGAGTGGTTGGAGCCGGGTTGCATCTCTCCCCCTGATCGCGCTTGCCGTATGGAGCCGCATCTATATCGGTGTCTGGGCTGCCGTGCCCCTTGTGCTTGCGCTTCTGTGGCTCTGGATCAACCCACGCCTTTTCCCTGCGCCCGAGGATACAGACAACTGGATGACCAAAGGCGTGTTCGGAGAACGCGTCTGGCTGAACCGGCAAGAATGCCCCATACCGCGCCACCACATTCGGGCTGGCTTCATTCTCAATGGACTGTCCGGACTGGCGGCCTTGCCCTATCTGTATGGTCTCATCTGGCTGGACGTCTGGGCGACGGTCTTTGGCACCATCACGATCATGCTCACAAAGCTCTGGTTTCTCGACCGGATGGTGTGGCTTTATGACGATATGAGCCATCAGAACCCGGACTATGCAGCCTGGATGAAGCGGAAACCTTAG
- the repC gene encoding plasmid replication protein RepC produces the protein MTITLSTPFGGRNLSVEMIDGQRISVSCAQNLTADKWQILRDITDCRKMLELSDRSLAVLSALLSFHKDDVLCGHDNLIVFPSNNKLRSRAYGMSEPTLRRHLASLVKAGLLIRRDSPNGKRYARRDHEGTIMRAFGFDLKPLLVRAADFHQMAEATRQEARLIQTLKEDITILRRNISKSLSYGTITCPSGQWSPLMERLATLQQRTDRRLCLATLKELHASLYTLAQDVGKLLNELIFSKEVNGSPAQNERHIEDSNKDKYFDSEEGAAQDQIQSRTEIHIGQEIATQSTKPQKSSAIQTVPKTALQEKFVLTEQSHGNYFDLQTILEACPKITHCSRFRIRSWTDLIETADHVSQMLSISSSAWHEAKVRLGLVTASVTVAALLERCDSIRSPGGYLRSLVAKDGFSPRFMIEALLSKTIGQQKLA, from the coding sequence ATGACTATCACTCTATCGACCCCTTTTGGGGGCCGTAATCTATCTGTCGAGATGATAGATGGACAACGGATAAGTGTGTCTTGTGCTCAAAATTTAACAGCTGATAAATGGCAAATTCTGCGCGATATAACAGACTGCCGTAAAATGCTTGAGCTTTCAGACCGCAGTCTTGCTGTGCTCAGCGCCCTGCTCTCCTTTCACAAGGACGATGTCCTGTGCGGGCACGACAATCTGATTGTTTTTCCCTCCAACAACAAACTGCGCTCACGCGCTTATGGCATGTCTGAACCAACATTGCGGCGTCATTTGGCAAGTCTTGTCAAAGCCGGTTTGCTCATCCGTCGCGATAGCCCCAATGGCAAACGCTATGCCCGTCGTGACCATGAAGGCACCATCATGCGTGCTTTCGGGTTTGATCTCAAACCTCTGCTCGTACGCGCTGCCGACTTCCATCAAATGGCAGAAGCCACGCGACAAGAAGCAAGACTGATACAAACCCTCAAGGAAGACATCACAATTCTGCGCCGCAATATCTCCAAGAGCCTGTCCTACGGCACAATAACCTGCCCCTCAGGCCAATGGTCTCCGCTCATGGAAAGACTGGCCACGCTACAACAGAGAACCGACCGTCGCCTTTGCCTTGCGACTCTCAAAGAGCTTCACGCCAGTCTCTATACGCTCGCTCAGGATGTGGGCAAGCTGTTGAATGAGCTTATTTTTTCCAAAGAAGTGAACGGCAGCCCCGCTCAAAATGAACGGCACATAGAGGATTCAAATAAAGATAAATATTTTGACTCTGAAGAAGGAGCCGCTCAGGACCAGATCCAATCAAGGACCGAGATTCACATCGGCCAGGAAATTGCAACACAAAGCACCAAACCACAAAAGTCTTCAGCAATTCAAACAGTCCCTAAGACTGCTTTGCAGGAGAAGTTTGTCCTTACCGAGCAATCTCACGGCAATTACTTTGATTTGCAAACGATATTGGAAGCCTGCCCAAAGATCACTCATTGCAGCCGCTTTCGTATTCGCAGTTGGACAGATCTGATTGAAACCGCAGATCATGTCAGTCAAATGCTTTCCATTTCGAGCTCTGCTTGGCATGAAGCAAAGGTGCGGTTGGGACTTGTTACCGCATCTGTAACCGTTGCCGCGTTGCTAGAACGGTGTGATAGCATTCGATCGCCGGGCGGCTATTTAAGATCGCTTGTTGCGAAAGACGGTTTTTCTCCGCGTTTCATGATCGAGGCCTTGCTTAGCAAAACAATCGGACAGCAGAAACTGGCGTAA
- a CDS encoding WGR domain-containing protein, translating into MHRFYHLTIEPDLLGGVRLIRCWGRIGTSGQVKGEYFSNIGAAQSRYRSIEARKIAKGYTPVTAV; encoded by the coding sequence ATGCACCGCTTTTATCACTTGACCATAGAGCCTGATTTACTGGGGGGCGTCCGGTTAATCCGTTGTTGGGGCCGAATAGGCACGAGCGGGCAGGTAAAAGGAGAGTATTTCTCCAATATAGGCGCCGCACAAAGCAGGTATCGCAGCATTGAGGCCCGAAAAATTGCGAAGGGCTACACGCCCGTCACAGCTGTCTAA
- the repA gene encoding plasmid partitioning protein RepA produces the protein MSDQAPLSSPSEQVGQFASLLSSQLSALRERMYPPHAQKSLRKFSAPEAARLLSIAESTIRQMSLDGEGPDPERLSNGRRIYSLQEINALREYLAHKRPNEHLKFLPNRQQGEGLQVLSVANFKGGSAKTTTSVHLSHFLALQGYRVLAIDLDPQASMSAMFGAQPELDVGPNETLWAAIRYDEEQRPLRDVIRKTYFDGLDLVPGNLELMEFEHATPQAIVSGQSKGDGVFFRRISACLEQVSEEYDIVIFDTPPQLGYLTLGALFASTGLMITVHPSMLDVASMNQFLLMMSDIMNVIEEAGGSMDMNFMRFLITRHNPNDAPQQQVVGLLRMLLGDAVLTNSVFETTAVANAGLDKRSLYEIETNSMGRDTYRRAMESMDSVNHEILSLIQASWGRS, from the coding sequence GTGAGCGATCAGGCCCCTCTTTCGAGCCCCTCTGAACAGGTTGGCCAATTTGCCTCGCTGTTGTCGTCACAATTGAGCGCATTGCGTGAGCGGATGTATCCGCCGCACGCGCAGAAATCATTGCGCAAATTTTCCGCTCCGGAAGCGGCACGTCTGCTTTCCATCGCTGAAAGCACCATTCGGCAAATGTCGCTGGATGGTGAAGGCCCGGACCCCGAGCGCCTTTCCAACGGGCGACGGATTTATTCCTTGCAGGAAATCAATGCGCTCCGCGAATATCTGGCCCACAAACGCCCCAATGAGCATTTGAAATTCCTCCCAAATCGGCAGCAAGGCGAAGGCCTTCAGGTGCTGTCTGTTGCCAATTTCAAGGGTGGATCAGCCAAGACGACCACCTCGGTGCATCTATCCCATTTTCTGGCCTTGCAAGGCTATCGGGTGTTGGCGATTGACCTTGATCCGCAGGCTTCCATGAGCGCCATGTTCGGCGCCCAACCCGAGCTCGATGTGGGGCCGAACGAAACCCTCTGGGCAGCGATCCGCTATGATGAAGAACAACGGCCTTTGCGCGATGTGATCCGCAAGACCTATTTTGACGGCCTGGATCTGGTTCCGGGGAATCTGGAGCTGATGGAATTCGAGCATGCAACGCCGCAAGCCATCGTTTCGGGCCAATCCAAAGGGGATGGCGTGTTTTTCCGCCGCATATCCGCATGCCTTGAGCAAGTGTCCGAAGAGTATGACATCGTTATATTCGACACACCGCCCCAGCTTGGCTATCTCACACTAGGGGCGCTTTTTGCTTCGACCGGCCTGATGATCACCGTGCATCCCTCCATGCTTGATGTGGCCTCAATGAACCAGTTTTTGCTGATGATGAGTGACATCATGAATGTCATTGAAGAGGCTGGCGGCAGCATGGACATGAATTTCATGCGCTTCCTGATCACGCGCCACAATCCAAATGATGCCCCCCAGCAACAGGTTGTCGGCCTGTTGCGTATGCTGCTGGGGGATGCGGTATTGACCAATTCCGTGTTTGAAACCACGGCGGTTGCCAATGCCGGGCTCGACAAGCGCAGCCTTTATGAAATCGAGACCAATTCCATGGGACGAGATACCTATCGGCGTGCAATGGAAAGCATGGACTCGGTCAATCATGAAATTCTGTCTCTGATTCAAGCCAGTTGGGGGCGCTCATGA
- a CDS encoding LysR family transcriptional regulator — translation MAEASKALGVQRTTVSRRILSLEAETGLSLFDRRGRQWVLTSEGRDLAYALEPMAAIERLAELKAADMKSGMRGRITISAPPALAATMLVAPLVALAKPYPELEIRLVGEMRTASLSRREADIALRLSRPETGDFAISKLGSMKFRLYCHREYLANTAPDTWRYVGQGDAADILPQQAMLNRIAKGRFAFYADAIDLQLKAIEAGAGIGALPEFVAQRNTDLLPLPDQSPLLEREIWSVTHAEQRHDVRIQTIMQILRQALKEGGL, via the coding sequence TTGGCTGAGGCATCAAAGGCACTTGGTGTGCAGAGAACGACAGTCTCTCGTCGCATCCTTTCTCTGGAAGCGGAAACCGGCCTTAGCCTGTTTGATCGCCGTGGCAGACAATGGGTGCTCACATCCGAAGGACGAGACCTTGCTTATGCTCTTGAGCCAATGGCCGCAATCGAGCGGTTGGCAGAGCTGAAAGCTGCGGATATGAAATCCGGCATGCGTGGGCGGATCACGATTTCTGCGCCTCCCGCGTTGGCAGCAACCATGCTCGTTGCCCCGCTGGTCGCTCTTGCCAAGCCCTATCCTGAATTGGAAATCCGTCTGGTGGGGGAAATGCGCACGGCTTCTCTCAGCCGCAGAGAGGCAGACATTGCACTCCGCCTCAGTAGACCTGAGACCGGCGATTTTGCCATCTCTAAACTCGGTTCGATGAAGTTCCGGCTTTATTGCCACAGAGAGTATCTCGCCAACACAGCGCCAGACACTTGGCGTTATGTCGGTCAAGGGGACGCGGCGGATATCTTGCCGCAACAGGCGATGTTGAACCGGATTGCAAAGGGAAGATTTGCCTTTTATGCGGACGCTATAGACCTGCAGCTAAAGGCCATAGAAGCGGGAGCGGGGATTGGGGCTTTGCCGGAATTTGTAGCGCAGAGGAATACAGACCTCTTACCCCTCCCGGACCAATCTCCACTGTTGGAACGCGAAATCTGGTCGGTGACACATGCCGAGCAACGCCATGACGTTCGAATCCAAACGATTATGCAGATTCTGAGACAAGCTCTGAAAGAAGGCGGGCTGTAA
- a CDS encoding quinone oxidoreductase: protein MTFCIELTAPGGVENLSLVRKRVGAPGFGEIRMRQRAAGVNFIDIYQRTGLYPLPLPAILGVEGVGEVEAIGEGVEGISVGDRVGYAGIPGGYAERRLLPAWRAIPLPQTLPDTVAASSLLRAFTAHMLLKAIYNVTDGTNMLIHAGAGGLASLVIPWAKRMGARVMTTTSSETKAVQAIKNGADRVIVGRNADIAKEVLAWTEGRGADYVIDGIGGPTFFASLNATAKSGMVASVGQAGGPIAPVCVEDLGPMRSLSFSRPSVMAYLANQARYKAVMPEIVEALSFGGGQFVGPQFDLKEAAAAQSALEDGTTMGAPVLLT, encoded by the coding sequence GTGACATTTTGCATAGAACTCACCGCTCCCGGCGGCGTTGAAAATCTATCCCTCGTTCGCAAGAGAGTTGGTGCCCCCGGCTTTGGTGAAATTCGCATGCGCCAACGCGCCGCTGGTGTCAATTTCATCGACATCTATCAGCGAACAGGTCTCTACCCCCTCCCCTTGCCCGCTATTTTGGGCGTGGAGGGCGTCGGTGAGGTTGAAGCAATTGGAGAAGGCGTAGAAGGCATTTCAGTGGGGGATCGCGTCGGCTATGCAGGGATACCGGGAGGATATGCCGAGCGACGGCTTTTGCCTGCCTGGCGCGCGATTCCTTTGCCTCAAACGCTGCCGGATACAGTTGCGGCCAGCAGCCTCCTCAGAGCCTTTACCGCTCATATGCTTCTGAAGGCCATATACAATGTTACAGACGGGACCAACATGCTCATTCATGCGGGCGCTGGCGGACTGGCGAGCCTTGTCATCCCATGGGCAAAGCGGATGGGCGCGCGGGTCATGACCACCACGAGTTCGGAGACAAAAGCGGTCCAAGCCATAAAGAATGGCGCAGATCGGGTCATTGTCGGACGAAACGCGGATATAGCAAAGGAAGTTCTTGCCTGGACTGAAGGCAGAGGCGCGGATTATGTGATCGATGGCATTGGAGGGCCCACATTCTTTGCCTCCCTCAACGCAACGGCAAAATCTGGCATGGTGGCAAGCGTCGGTCAGGCGGGAGGGCCGATTGCACCTGTGTGCGTTGAAGATCTTGGCCCCATGAGAAGCCTTTCTTTTTCAAGGCCGAGCGTCATGGCCTATCTTGCCAATCAAGCCAGATACAAGGCCGTGATGCCAGAGATAGTGGAGGCATTGTCATTTGGGGGCGGCCAGTTTGTGGGGCCGCAATTTGATCTAAAGGAGGCGGCAGCCGCGCAATCCGCCCTTGAAGACGGAACCACAATGGGGGCACCGGTTTTGCTGACATGA
- a CDS encoding iron-containing alcohol dehydrogenase, producing MKNFDYRNPTHILFGKGRIADLKDQVPADAKVLVIYGGGSAERTGVLAQVREALAGRTVVEFGGIEPNPRFETALKAVELIRKEGITFLLAVGGGSVIDATKFISAAALYEGDPWEILTSRGAVVKGAMPFGTVLTLPATGSEMNSGAVITNLEKGAKLSFMSPLCYPAFSVLDPEVTFSLPPRQIANGVADAFVHIIEQYLTYPSAAYVQDGFAETLLRTLIDLGPKALETPKDYDIRANLMWTATLALNGLIGAGVPQDWSSHMIGHEITALNDTDHARTLAVVLPSLMNDQRDRKREKLLQYAANVWDIRTGSDDERIDAAIEATRGFFESIGIKTRLGDYDVAGPEIDRIVAALKDHGLTALGEHRAITPDDARRILEAAQ from the coding sequence ATGAAAAATTTCGATTATCGCAACCCCACGCATATTCTGTTTGGGAAGGGCCGTATCGCGGATCTGAAAGATCAGGTTCCTGCTGACGCCAAGGTCCTTGTCATCTATGGTGGGGGCAGCGCGGAGCGGACCGGCGTTCTGGCTCAGGTGCGTGAAGCACTTGCGGGCCGCACTGTGGTCGAGTTTGGCGGGATCGAACCGAACCCCCGTTTTGAAACGGCATTGAAGGCCGTTGAACTGATCCGCAAGGAAGGCATTACCTTCCTGCTTGCTGTCGGCGGTGGGTCTGTCATCGATGCCACTAAATTCATCTCGGCAGCCGCTCTGTATGAGGGCGATCCTTGGGAAATCCTGACATCGCGTGGGGCCGTCGTGAAGGGCGCCATGCCGTTTGGTACTGTGCTGACTTTGCCTGCCACAGGGTCTGAGATGAATTCCGGCGCGGTGATCACCAACCTGGAGAAGGGCGCAAAGCTCTCCTTCATGAGTCCTCTCTGCTATCCAGCCTTTTCGGTGCTTGATCCCGAGGTGACCTTCTCATTGCCTCCGCGCCAAATCGCCAACGGCGTTGCCGATGCCTTTGTTCATATCATCGAACAATATCTTACCTACCCGTCTGCGGCCTATGTTCAGGACGGATTTGCCGAAACCCTGCTGCGCACCCTGATCGACCTTGGACCCAAGGCCCTTGAAACACCCAAGGACTATGATATCCGGGCCAACCTGATGTGGACGGCTACGCTGGCGCTCAATGGTCTGATCGGGGCAGGGGTCCCACAGGACTGGTCAAGCCATATGATCGGTCATGAGATCACCGCGCTCAACGATACCGATCACGCCCGGACCCTGGCGGTTGTGCTGCCTTCCCTGATGAATGACCAGCGCGACCGGAAACGCGAGAAATTGCTGCAATATGCAGCCAATGTCTGGGATATCCGCACAGGGTCCGACGATGAGCGGATCGACGCGGCAATCGAAGCCACACGCGGATTCTTTGAGTCCATTGGCATCAAGACACGGCTGGGTGACTATGATGTTGCCGGCCCTGAAATTGACCGCATCGTGGCTGCCTTGAAGGACCACGGCCTGACAGCGCTTGGCGAACATCGGGCCATCACCCCTGACGATGCCCGTCGCATTCTTGAAGCGGCGCAATAA